The Sparus aurata chromosome 12, fSpaAur1.1, whole genome shotgun sequence sequence GCATTGCCATCAATGGCTGTATAGACGGTTTTAGCCGCTATGTGTTATGGATGGAGGCCTATACCACAAACAGCGATCCTAAAGTAGTCGCAAGCTATTTTATCAAAACAGTTTCAGGCATAGGTGGATGTCCAGAAAGGATTCGTGCAGACAGGGGCACAGAAAATGGTTGTGTAGAACAAATGCAGATGTTTCTGCGAAGAAACCACCCAGACAGTTTTGCAAGTGAGAGAAGTTTCCTTTATGGAAGAAGCACAGCAAACCAGCGCATTGAGGGATGGTGGAGTATCTTCCGGAAACAGAGTGCGCAGTTCTGGATGAACTTGTTTGAAACCTTCCAGGATGATGGGCACTTCACAGGAGACTTTTTGGACAAAAGTCTTATCCAGTTCTGTTTCCTTAATCTTGTTCAGGTAAAAATCTTTCCTCGCCTTCTGAAATGAGTTGGTAATAAAAGTAGTGTAAGTAATAGGGAAAACGTCCCTAGTAAGCCCACCAAATCCACTTCATAGACATTTATAATATATACTGCCCCAATTTAAGTGAAAAATGTTAGTTCAAATGAAAGTCTAATCTCTCATTTGAAGTGTCAATAATTCATATGTACCAGTGtctaacatttttattgtttaattggTCAAAATATGTCAAAAGTCTGGCATGGGCTTAATGGTACCTAACATACCCTTTAAGGCCACAGGTGTTCTGAATAAGCCCACTTCATGATTtgttgataaataaatatatatatatatttaaaaaaatctttaaaaaaacaatacaaacttTTCTATTAAAATCTGTAATGTCTTCGCTGTCAATagctattttcattttgtctccGCTCCTATCCTACAGCCTGTAAATGGCAATTGAAATAGCCGTGACCAGAGGTTTTGCTGTGTtgtgaacacagaaaaagctaaattacaattgaaatataaattaaaGCTATTCTCAAATGTTGATAAAATTTTCCCATCTACTCCATCCATCCAACTTTTTGCCAGAAATGAGAGATTTTGCATTGTTCCCTCCCTGTACAGTCATGTTTCTATAATTTGTGGGCATGAAATTTAGTTCTTTTGTGTTTTAGTCATCTCAAATTAAAActaatctgaaaagtaaagatttaaaaaatattgctAATGTTAGGATAGAATATAGGCCTATCCAGAATTAATTGACCAATGCAATATCACTTATATTTAAATATGGTATTAATTATCTGAATTGTGGAGCTGAATCATCAGCTGAGGTCAAAATTATGGAGGAAAATGGTTCGAAggtgaaaaaggagaaaatccCCATTGAAACACAGTCAAGTGGGCTCAATGGGAACATCATTGAATGTATGGTTAAGAGTCAGAATATTTTATTCTACGCAAATGACATTAAATTTTTTAATCTATAGATGGTATACTAATATAACATGAAGAGTCTAAATTGATCATGCAGAGAAGTAATTAACTATAGTCATTTACATCCACCCCAGACAGAGGGATATTGTTTTGCTTACGTCACCTTTAAGCCCACctggtaaaaatgttaattaaaaataaataaatattaacataCACATGTATTGTCtatttaacagtaaaataatataaactggatacaaaaatgtaaactataCCTGCTTATCATGCTTTATGTCACTGTAATGAGCCATACTATACAGCTACTGTCTTGATGAAGTGTGTGGTCTGCTTGCTTGCATGCCAAAACCTATATTTTTAATATCAAAAGAAATATTATTTCTAATTCAAGTAACTAACATAACATATGTCTTGTCATGTCTATGTCATGTAATTTGTATTCTTTCATTACTTAAACtacaataaatatattattgttGTCCAACTGATGGCAAGACAAGGTGATCCCCCCCTTGAAACCAGTCTGATGCAGTTTGGTGCTCCTGCTATAGGCCTTTTCTATGCCAAGCCACAAAAGTTGCTGTAGGTTGTGTTGAAAATGCAGAATCACAGCGCACTGCCTGTAAAGTATTAGGCAACATTTTGTGTGCACGTGCTGTTTGGTGGAAGTGCTATTGTGTTATTGCTGCTTAGTTTTACATTGATTATTGTTGACGTATTGTGCTTTTTCTGTTCACTATTGACTTATTTGATGTGGGCATACAATGATAACGCAGTAACCTAGTCCTCAATTTAGACAGGCAGCATTTACGTAGTACAGGACCTATTTCACAAGTTTGTACTCTGTATTTACTGTACTTCTTTTTATGCAGGATGAACTTGACGAGGTTGTTCACACATGGAATTCACACAAAATCAGACCAAGATCAAGTGATGACACGTCGTCGGGTCGGCCAGTTGTGATGTACTCATTCCCAGAGTTGCACAGTGCTGAGGATAGACTTAAACCTGTTGCCATGGAGGAGGTCACTTTGTGTGAGGACGAGTGTACTCCCAAAGGCCAGTTTCCTTGCGATGAAACTGTGTTTGAACTGTGTTGTCTACTGATGGAGGAGAATGGATGGGATGCTCCAGCAGATCCACTTGCTGCAGCTGATCTTTACATCATGTTAAGAGAGGAAATACAGCAAAATATTTGATCAATGGTACAAATCCAATTTTTACtaaatacaaatgaaaacataGTTTACCCCAGTCACATAATGCGATAGAAGTTGCCTTTTCTTGTAAGTACTCTATGGAAGTGTTGCTGTGCTGTAGCTTATGTAAGAATGTAAAGACAACTGTTCCAGATTAatgcattttgggtgcaaacaaacaaaatgccaACTCTTTTTATTTGGTCATGTTTCACGGTTCTGTGTAATTGAGTATGCTGCCTGTGATGCCATCTACACTGAAAGCTTAAAACGCCTCCGGCTAGTCAGCCAGGGCAAAGCCATGATGAAGAGCACCTTCTTCCAATGCATTGTCCATGTTACCAACGATCTGACTGCAGTGTATGCTCAGTCATCCATTCATTTTCACAGTTGAAGTTGGAACTTCTGCAGTATTATTTCAGTTAGATTGTTATTAAGCACTAGGCTTACTttacatattttacatcacCCATTTTTATTCCAACAAATGTATGTACATTAAAAACGaattaaaaaaactgcagcatTTGAAGCAAAAAAATGATTAGATGAAGCTAAATATTGTGTTATGATTGTATCATGAGGAAAAAGTCAGTGCGGTCCTTCTAAAAGGCCTTTATTGTCCAGACTTTTCAAaagctttttatattttgtttaagACCTTGACTCGAGtaatttgaagtgttttttcatgttttcagtaAACCTTCATGACAAATAAAATTTAAGTGTACTTAATCAAAATGATGCAACACTTTGCATGTGCAATGTGCACAGGTAAATGACAATGCAGTACTGCAAAACTCCAAATACCGTAGCGGGGTATGAGATGTAAACAAGTGGCAGTATAAAATACAGTAAAGAGGAAACTTTTCTGTTGTCTATATACAGTAATTCATTTGTTGCCATATATGTGCATATATTTTTCAGCATAATTTGACTAACTCCCTGCTAACTGTGTTTTCTGTAGTCACCTTTATTCCTAGTCATTCTAGATAATAACAACTTACCaaacttgtgttttatgtggtagatttttaaaatatctggatctgtttttctttaaggTATTGgccctcctcttttcttcccaCTCTCCACTTCTCATCACCTTTCCTTTCAACCTACACGTCTTGGATCACAAAAGACATCCAGAAAGTGAGGACCAGTTACTCAGACTTGATCCTCTGGGACCTAAGGGCCATGGCGAAGATAGTTGGGGTGGCCTGAACTGTATGTGCTTCCCTTGTCCCAACCAAACAATTCAGCATTTCTGTTAGCTGGTTGTATTTTTTCAACAGTGGGATACTTCCAAGGACATCAAGACATCTAAGGACATTAAGGACATCAACACCAGTAACTCTAAATCTTCAGACAGAAGTGTAATCTATAGTTTGCTTATTAGTGTGATTATTCACGagtattaaaaaacacagaaatctgtTGTACTTCCAGCCAAGCTAATAATGAAAAGTGGAGATaaagtttgaaagaaaaaaactgcaccTCAAGACCCCTAGCTACTTTtatcagtaaaatgttttattttcttgtaagagtctgctgctgctgcaaaaagGGGAGAAATGAATGTATTATTACTATAATTATAAgtactatatatatatggttATACGTTTTATTTCTCAAAAATGTATTGATAAAAAAATCTAGGCCTTGATATTCCATGTAttcatgagaaatgtttgacCCTCAGCAACATAATTTTCATGttgtatttcatgttttctttcaaaaaCAAGTTTTTATGTTACTTTTTCAGGTGTCATTAACACCATTATATGCTTTTCCTAGGTAAATCCCTAGCTCTGTTTAATGGTGGATAGTTTGCACTTGGTACTGGTGTTTACTGCCCCATTAAATGAGTCCATTGTTATTGGTAATTTCAGAGCCCTATTCTCAGAATGTCAATGCAAAGCACTGTGCTTTTCATTTGTGTAAATTGTGAAATGActataaaatgcttcataacaTTCTCGAATAACTGTGTTTTAAAACTTACTTTTTGCACATTTGGATAGGGAGCTTGATCAACATTAATTCAACATTCAACTGAAGACCTGAATACAAATGTGGTGAAAGaagtaacattttatttatataaaaagtttatataaaaaacattttcttggtaataacaataataacatggTGAAATCTCATATCCAGATAGGCTGTTCTGTCAAGAGCATATAACCAGAAtggcttgatttttttaaactaacATTTCAATGTTGAaagtaacatttaacattttactgttaaagAGCCTTTACAAGAGATGAGCTAAAGGTGGTCCCTGCATGAAAAATTCTACATAATGCATACAGTACATGAAGAATACAATTTCATTTTGATGATGAAAAGTAAAATATGTTTAGCCTTTGATAGTCTCAGTGTCTTTATCATAACATACCTTCTACATCAGTGTCCAAATGTAAAACACTTAACAGGCAACATTTGCAATTCAACAAGGGTCTGTGGTATAACAAATACCTCAAGAGTCATCCATAAACATAGTGTAGAATTAGGCAAGTGTAAATGCTTAAGAAGTCATGCATACAGCTATACTAAAGCTATACTCCACACTTGCTTATCAAGGCTTAACAAGGAAATACTTTCTGGTGTTGAATAAAGATTAACATGACACCTGAGAACATGAGAATTTGCCACAAGGATGACTGAACAATTACAGCCCTTTAGCATTGCTATTATCAAATTGGTTGATCCACAAGGTGCGTAACATAAGAACTCAAAAGTCAGTAAAAAGTGTCAAGAATGAAAAGAGATTACATCAGTTTTGCTGCTCACAACAATGCCTGCAAAACCAGATTAGGACAACTTAATCTATTTTAGACATTCTGTAGAAATACATGTCATTTTAGCACATAACATGTGCACCAACATTAAAGAGAATTTGACCTGACCTGGAAGACCTGGTCTGTTCAGAAGGCAGAACTAGTCTGCCATGAACAAAGTGCTCACTCAGCATGAGATCACAACCAAGGTTGTTGTGATCTCATGGTGTCACAAGATACTGTAAGATGCATTATCAAACTGTGTGATTAACAAGATGTGGTATTAAGGACAATATGACACCtgagaaaacatcaaaataGCTTTAGTATTTAGTAAAAGCTACACTTCAGACTTGCTTTCACTAACTAGGAAGTGGTATTTCCTTAATCATCAAAAGTATCCAAACTTTTAAGACCTGAATTCAATGAAACCCTGCAATGGAATATAAAGCTACATTAAGTGTGAGTAAAGCAAAAAGTTACGGGTACAACTGGGCAGATTACATGGCAAGTAACTGCCAGCTTTTAGATTATGCCAATAACCTACTTAGTTCAGACTTTAGTAGAAAAAATGGATGAACTAGTCTGACTTGAACAAAGCCCCTGCTtttgtccaacataacattccAGTCAATGGAGAGGTATGGGTTGGCTACACTTTCATGCAATTTAATGGTGGTTTACACAAATATTTCACCTGAGTAGTATATAATTTTGCAActtacaaaaaagcaaaaaggagaaaaatacaGTTTCATTACATTGTAGCTGTCTGAACACAGCAGTGATGAAGCATGccactgttgttgctgctgttggaATCTAAGCCCTCAACCTTCTTAGCTGCATGAAAAGGCCTTTTTAATTCCTAACAGTGAATTGTTGTAGTAATGGTTGTGGGAGTCTAAACAATGTCCATTACCCAGACATTGCTTTCAAGAACTGCATTAAATTCTGAACGGAAATCCGGGAAGTTCTCAAAGCTGTCAGCTAGCTGCAGAATCTTCCCACACGTGTGCCCAATCGGTCTTCTTGTGAACTCTGTCATCTCTTCAAATTCCACGTAGATGCTGTCTGTAACAACAAGATCAGATCCGGTGCAGAACCGCAGAAATTTCTGAAGTTTACTTTCATCAAGCTCTCTGATAAATCTTTTCAGATGATTTCCCACTTCCTTTTGTTTTGGAGTCAAATCAAGGGCAAATTTCAGCAGTTTACAgaccttttttgttgttggttgcaGGTCAGAGAACAACTTGgtcagtgcctctggactgagGGAGAGATGATTATTGGTGATCTCCCTCCAGCAGTCAATCACAAACTTCGGTGTTTGGACGAGTTCTTTGTGCGCTATTTCATCAAGTATTGTAGGAAGAGTCTCAGCAGTGATTCTCCTTCTACAGCCATAGCTGTCGAGAACTTCCACAAGATCATCAGAGTCAACTGTAGCGAAATCACTCATCGCTTGCATCAAAACCTCACGTTCCTGGCTGCTCACAAactgcagaaaatgtgttttaagatCACTGTACACATTGTCAAAAAGCATCTGTTCAAGGAAGGGGAGTGCAAGTTTGTTTGGCAAATACTGACAATCTTGGTAACCCTTCAGAAGGATTCTGCCAATTGCCTTCCATGTTGCAGCAGGAAAATCATGGCGAAGGAAGGGTACTTTAACTGTTGTACCGAGTGTGCATCGCTCATAGAATTCATGCCAGAAGCAGCTGAGAACATCTCTTAGTACCCCAGATCCGCTGCCTGcttcttctttgttgtctgGAAGTATTCGTCTCACATTCAGTGCTTTATTCAAAATCTCTGCATCAGAGAAAGCAGTAATCATGTCATGGAAAGTGTTAGCATGATGTAGAGTGACGGTTATCACATCATCAGGATGAGCTGGACTTGTGGGCATAGGAAAACCCTCATAGATCAATGTGTCCTCCTGATCTTCTTCAACGCCGAGATGGGGACCAAAGGTAACTTCAGAGATTACAGACATTTCTAATGCAGGCTGGACTCCATCAAAATCAACCATGACATCTCCCAGTTGTAGTTCTA is a genomic window containing:
- the LOC115592255 gene encoding uncharacterized protein LOC115592255 isoform X2; this translates as MDDATLANYIPSYGDRIALFNFCKSKKSLPKRKQGLLEKLREKMKVRKEITKENASHADTRTTQNKKLKTTRNVEIGWIHSDGNIAKQVRAKQGGGTRKVQLASNAGFKDILEEGKKLFFPDGISPKGSESDFEFEVWDFKQNCLTDENCLSIGTMYETARLTMLRFYVATKPKEHDDDTSETSEVILVSASGGSEITTVELQLGDVMVDFDGVQPALEMSVISEVTFGPHLGVEEDQEDTLIYEGFPMPTSPAHPDDVITVTLHHANTFHDMITAFSDAEILNKALNVRRILPDNKEEAGSGSGVLRDVLSCFWHEFYERCTLGTTVKVPFLRHDFPAATWKAIGRILLKGYQDCQYLPNKLALPFLEQMLFDNVYSDLKTHFLQFVSSQEREVLMQAMSDFATVDSDDLVEVLDSYGCRRRITAETLPTILDEIAHKELVQTPKFVIDCWREITNNHLSLSPEALTKLFSDLQPTTKKVCKLLKFALDLTPKQKEVGNHLKRFIRELDESKLQKFLRFCTGSDLVVTDSIYVEFEEMTEFTRRPIGHTCGKILQLADSFENFPDFRSEFNAVLESNVWLQQVDLLEHPIHSPPSVDNTVQTQFHRKETGLWEYTRPHTK
- the LOC115592255 gene encoding uncharacterized protein LOC115592255 isoform X1; this encodes MEEQKIDSDVIVLMDDATLANYIPSYGDRIALFNFCKSKKSLPKRKQGLLEKLREKMKVRKEITKENASHADTRTTQNKKLKTTRNVEIGWIHSDGNIAKQVRAKQGGGTRKVQLASNAGFKDILEEGKKLFFPDGISPKGSESDFEFEVWDFKQNCLTDENCLSIGTMYETARLTMLRFYVATKPKEHDDDTSETSEVILVSASGGSEITTVELQLGDVMVDFDGVQPALEMSVISEVTFGPHLGVEEDQEDTLIYEGFPMPTSPAHPDDVITVTLHHANTFHDMITAFSDAEILNKALNVRRILPDNKEEAGSGSGVLRDVLSCFWHEFYERCTLGTTVKVPFLRHDFPAATWKAIGRILLKGYQDCQYLPNKLALPFLEQMLFDNVYSDLKTHFLQFVSSQEREVLMQAMSDFATVDSDDLVEVLDSYGCRRRITAETLPTILDEIAHKELVQTPKFVIDCWREITNNHLSLSPEALTKLFSDLQPTTKKVCKLLKFALDLTPKQKEVGNHLKRFIRELDESKLQKFLRFCTGSDLVVTDSIYVEFEEMTEFTRRPIGHTCGKILQLADSFENFPDFRSEFNAVLESNVWLQQVDLLEHPIHSPPSVDNTVQTQFHRKETGLWEYTRPHTK
- the LOC115592255 gene encoding uncharacterized protein LOC115592255 isoform X4, whose product is MEEQKIDSDVIVLMDDATLANYIPSYGDRIALFNFCKSKKSLPKRKQGLLEKLREKMKVRKEITKENASHADTRTTQNKKLKTTRNVEIGWIHSDGNIAKQVRAKQGGGTRKVQLASNAGFKDILEEGKKLFFPDGISPKGSESDFEFEVWDFKQNCLTDENCLSIGTMYETARLTMLRFYVATKPKEHDDDTSETSEVILVSASGGSEITTVELQLGDVMVDFDGVQPALEMSVISEVTFGPHLGVEEDQEDTLIYEGFPMPTSPAHPDDVITVTLHHANTFHDMITAFSDAEILNKALNVRRILPDNKEEAGSGSGVLRDVLSCFWHEFYERCTLGTTVKVPFLRHDFPAATWKAIGRILLKGYQDCQYLPNKLALPFLEQMLFDNVYSDLKTHFLQFVSSQEREVLMQAMSDFATVDSDDLVEVLDSYGCRRRITAETLPTILDEIAHKELVQTPKFVIDCWREITNNHLSLSPEALTKLFSDLQPTTKKLQQVDLLEHPIHSPPSVDNTVQTQFHRKETGLWEYTRPHTK
- the LOC115592255 gene encoding uncharacterized protein LOC115592255 isoform X3; amino-acid sequence: MEEQKIDSDVIVLMDDATLANYIPSYGDRIALFNFCKSKKSLPKRKQGLLEKLREKMKVRKEITKENASHADTRTTQNKKLKTTRNVEIGWIHSDGNIAKQVRAKQGGGTRKVQLASNAGFKDILEEGKKLFFPDGISPKGSESDFEFEVWDFKQNCLTDENCLSIGTMYETARLTMLRFYVATKPKEHDDDTSETSEVILVSASGGSEITTVELQLGDVMVDFDGVQPALEMSVISEVTFGPHLGVEEDQEDTLIYEGFPMPTSPAHPDDVITVTLHHANTFHDMITAFSDAEILNKALNVRRILPDNKEEAGSGSGVLRDVLSCFWHEFYERCTLGTTVKVPFLRHDFPAATWKAIGRILLKGYQDCQYLPNKLALPFLEQMLFDNVYSDLKTHFLQFVSSQEREVLMQAMSDFATVDSDDLVEVLDSYGCRRRITAETLPTILDEIAHKELVQTPKFVIDCWREITNNHLSLSPEALTKLFSDLQPTTKKVCKLLKFALDLTPKQKEVGNHLKRFIRELDESKLQKFLRFCTGSDLVVTDSIYVEFEEMTEFTRRPIGHTCGKILQLADSFENFPDFRSEFNAVLESNVWISCSKWICWSIPSILLHQ
- the LOC115592255 gene encoding uncharacterized protein LOC115592255 isoform X5, which gives rise to MEEQKIDSDVIVLMDDATLANYIPSYGDRIALFNFCKSKKSLPKRKQGLLEKLREKMKVRKEITKENASHADTRTTQNKKLKTTRNVEIGWIHSDGNIAKQVRAKQGGGTRKVQLASNAGFKDILEEGKKLFFPDGISPKGSESDFEFEVWDFKQNCLTDENCLSIGTMYETARLTMLRFYVATKPKEHDDDTSETSEVILVSASGGSEITTVELQLGDVMVDFDGVQPALEMSVISEVTFGPHLGVEEDQEDTLIYEGFPMPTSPAHPDDVITVTLHHANTFHDMITAFSDAEILNKALNVRRILPDNKEEAGSGSGVLRDVLSCFWHEFYERCTLGTTVKVPFLRHDFPAATWKAIGRILLKGYQDCQYLPNKLALPFLEQMLFDNVYSDLKTHFLQFVSSQEREVLMQAMSDFATVDSDDLVEVLDSYGCRRRITAETLPTILDEIAHKELVQTPKFVIDCWREITNNHLSLSPEALTKLFSDLQPTTKKTASTWNLKR